Proteins encoded by one window of Sorex araneus isolate mSorAra2 chromosome 3, mSorAra2.pri, whole genome shotgun sequence:
- the WDR20 gene encoding WD repeat-containing protein 20 isoform X4: MKSYFGGLLCVCWSPDGKYIVTGGEDDLVTVWSFVDCRVIARGHGHKSWVSVVAFDPYTTSVDESDPMELSGSDEDFQDVLHCGRDRAGSTQSRLSKRNSAESRPVSVTYRFGSVGQDTQLCLWDLTEDILFPHQPLSRARTHTNVMNATSPPAGSTGNSALPPLPRSNSLPHSAVSNAGSKSSVADGAIASGVSKFATLSLHDRKDRHHEKDHKRNHSMGHISSKSSDRLNLVTKARTDPAKTLGTALCPRMEDVPLLEPLVCKKIAHERLTVLIFLEDCIVTACQEGFICTWGRPGKVVSFNP; the protein is encoded by the coding sequence ATGAAAAGCTACTTTGGCGGCTTGTTGTGCGTGTGCTGGAGCCCCGACGGCAAGTACATTGTGACGGGCGGCGAGGACGACCTGGTGACGGTCTGGTCCTTCGTGGACTGCCGGGTGATCGCCAGAGGCCACGGGCACAAGTCCTGGGTCAGCGTGGTGGCGTTTGACCCCTACACCACCAGCGTGGACGAGAGCGACCCCATGGAGCTGAGCGGCAGTGACGAGGACTTCCAGGACGTCCTGCACTGCGGTCGCGACCGCGCCGGCAGCACGCAGTCGCGGCTCTCCAAACGGAACTCTGCCGAGAGCCGCCCCGTCAGCGTCACCTACCGCTTCGGCTCGGTGGGCCAGGACACGCAGCTCTGCCTCTGGGACCTCACGGAAGACATCCTTTTCCCTCACCAGCCCCTCTCCAGGGCAAGGACACACACGAACGTCATGAACGCCACGAGTCCCCCCGCCGGGAGCACCGGCAACTCGGCGCTCCCCCCCCTGCCAAGGTCCAACAGCCTCCCACATTCCGCCGTCTCCAACGCCGGCAGCAAAAGCAGCGTGGCCGACGGGGCCATCGCCTCCGGGGTCAGCAAGTTCGCCACCCTCTCGCTGCACGACCGCAAGGACAGACACCACGAGAAAGACCACAAGCGCAACCACAGCATGGGACACATCTCCAGCAAGAGCAGCGACAGGCTGAACCTAGTCACGAAAGCCAGGACGGACCCCGCGAAGACGCTGGGGACAGCCCTGTGTCCTCGCATGGAAGACGTTCCCTTGCTCGAGCCGCTGGTCTGTAAAAAGATCGCGCACGAGAGGCTGACGGTATTGATTTTCCTTGAAGACTGTATAGTCACTGCTTGTCAGGAGGGATTTATTTGCACATGGGGAAGGCCTGGGAAAGTGGTAAGTTTCAACCCTTAA